GACGATCGTCAGGTTGACGCCTTCGGCGGCGAGCGCTTCCGCGCAGCCGCGTCCCAATCCCTTGCTGGCCGCGCAGACCAGCGCGGTGCGTCCTGCGATTCCCATGTCCATCAGTGTTCTCCTCGTGAAGTTGCGCCTCGAGACAAAACGCTGGGCCGCCCCAGGTTTTCCCGCTCCGTGGCCTGGCGCGAAGCGACAGGTCTGGATGCGCTCTCGTGGCAAAGTTTCCCCGATTCTAGAAGAATCGGTGCCGGACTGCGCCGGGCCGCTGCAATCTCCGGTATCTTCGAGCGGCACTCTTTCGGTAAACTTGCGCCGTGGCGCGTCCGCCCGCCAGCCGGTTCTCCGGCCGTGCGGCGCGCCGAACCGATCCCTCTAGCCGCCCCGCGCGCACCCGCCATGACCCAGGACAGCCGTTTTCCCAATCTCTTCATCCTCGATCACCCGCTGATCCAGCACAAGCTGTCGCATATGCGCGACCGGGATACCTCGACTCGCACGTTCCGCGAACTGCTGCGTGAAATCACGCTGCTGATGGGCTACGAAATCACCCGCAATCTGCCCATGACCACGCGCCGCCTGACCACGCCGCTCGTCGAGATCGACGCGCCGGTGATCGCCGGCAAGAAGCTGGCGATCGTGCCGGTGCTGCGGGCCGGCATCGGCATGTCGGACGGCCTGCTGGAGCTGGTGCCGTCGGCGCGCGTGGGCCACATCGGCGTGTATCGCGCCGAGGACCATCGGCCGGTCGAATATCTGGTGCGGCTGCCCGACCTCGAAGACCGCGTGTTCATTCTGTGCGATCCGATGGTCGCGACCGGCTATTCCGCCGTGCACGCCGTCGATGTGCTCAAGCGCCGCAATGTGGCCGGCGAGAACATCATGTTCCTCGCGCTGGTCGCCGCGCCCGAAGGCGTGCAGGTGTTTCAGGACGCCCATCCGGACGTCAAGCTGTATGTCGCCTCGCTCGATTCGCATCTGAACGAGCACGCGTACATCGTGCCGGGTCTCGGCGACGCCGGCGACCGCCTGTTCGGCACGAAAAACTGAAAGCGGCCTGAAAAGCGCGTGACGGCGTGCGCCAGACGCCGCTGCCGCGCACTTTTCGCGGCGTTGGCCGCTATCTCGTCCTCTGCCGCGCCCCCGCGGCGTGATAAAATTCGACTCCGCTCAAAGAGCGGCTCAACTCGCATCACCGCCTGGCGCACCGCGCCTTTCGCGGGGCCTGGCAGGCCGGCGCGGCGCTTGCCGCACGCCAGCCGCGCCGCCCCGTCCCAATCGCGCTGCCAACCCGCGGTCCCGCTAGCCGGGCCCGGCCGGGCGCGATCAGGCCCGAGACGGTCAGCCACGGGCGGTTAACCGCGAACAGTTGAGCCGGTCAGTCAGGCAGCGGGCGGTTTGACATCGAGGCGCAGAACAAGCAGGCACGCGCAAGCGCCCGACATCGCAACGACAATTGCACAATGCGTGCGCCCCACTGGCGCGCGCGATGGAGAAAGGTATGGCGGGTCATTCGAAATGGGCCAACATCAAGCATAAGAAAGCAGCGGCCGACGCCAAGCGCGGCAAGGTCTGGACGCGGCTCATCAAGGAAATTCAGGTCGCGGCCCGCATGGGCGGCGGCGACATCGACTCGAACCCGCGTCTGCGGCTCGCCGTCGAAAAGGCGTACGACGCCAACATGCCGAAAGATAACGTCAACCGCGCGATCCAGCGTGGCGTGGGCGGCGTGGACGGCGCAAGCTACGAAGAAATCCGCTACGAAGGCTACGGCATCGGCGGCGCGGCGGTGATCGTGGATACCATGACCGACAACCGCACGCGTACGGTGGCGGAAGTGCGTCACGCGTTCTCGAAGAACGGCGGCAACATGGGCACGGACGGCTCGGTGTCGTTCATGTTCGATCACGTCGGCCAGTTCCTGTTCGCGCCCGGCACGCCGGAAGACAAGCTGATGGAAGCCGCGCTCGAAGCCGGCGCTGACGACGTCGTCACGAATGAAGACGGCAGTATCGAAGTGCTGTGCCCGCCGAACGATTTCCCGAAGGTGAAGTCCGCGCTGGAAGCCGCGGGCTTCAAGGCCGAGCTGGCCGAGGTGACGATGAAACCTCAGACGGAAGTCGAGTTCACCGGCGAGGACGCGGTGAAAATGCAGAAGCTGCTCGACGCGCTGGAGAATCTGGACGACGTGCAGGAAGTCTATACAAACGCCGCGATCGCCGACGAATGAGCGCGCCCCGGCAGCGCGTGGCGCGTGGGTTCGTGTCGAGCCACGCCCATGCCGTCGGCTGGCCCTCGCGTCGTTGCGGAGCGAGCGTGCGTGTGACTGCGCACCGCGCTTCCACCCGGGTTCGCCCTGTGCCCTGCGCGCCGGCAACGGCTGCTGCGGGCTCAATGCAAACCTTGTTGTCATTCCACGGCTGAGCACGCTGCGTCAGCCGTTTATGGTTTTTAAGTCTCGGGGATTCACATGAAGTTACTCGTCGTCGGTTCCGGCGGTCGCGAACATGCGCTCGCATGGAAGCTCGCGCAATCGCCGCGGGTTCAGCTCGTCTACGTTGCTCCCGGCAACGGCGGCACCGCCCAGGACGAGCGTCTGCGCAACGTCGACATCACCGAGCCGGCTGCGCTCGCCGATTTCGTCGAAAAAGAACAGATCGCCTTCACGCTGGTCGGGCCGGAGGCGCCGCTCGCGGCCGGCATCGTCAATCTGTTCCGCCAGCGCGGTCTGAAGATTTTCGGGCCGACCAAAGAAGCCGCTCAGCTCGAAAGCTCGAAGGACTTCGCCAAGGCGTTCATGAAGCGCCACGCGATTCCGACCGCCGAATACGAAACCTTCGCCGACGTCGCCGCCGCGCACGCGTATCTCGACGCCAAGGGTGCGCCGATCGTCATCAAGGCCGACGGCCTCGCCGCGGGCAAGGGCGTGGTGGTCGCGCAAACGCTGGAAGAAGCGCACGCCGCGGTCGACATGATGCTGTCGGACAACAAGCTCGGCGATGCCGGCGCGCGTGTCGTGATCGAGGAGTTTCTCGCCGGCGAGGAAGCGAGCTTCATCGTGATGGTCGACGGCAAGCATGTGCTGCCGCTCGCGTCGAGCCAGGACCACAAACGCCTGCTCGACGGCGACCTCGGTCCGAACACGGGCGGCATGGGCGCCTATTCGCCCGCGCCGATCGTCACGCCGCAACTGCATGCCCGCGTGATGCGCGAAATCATCCTGCCGACGGTGCGCGGCATGGAAAAGGAAGGCATCCGCTACACCGGTTTCCTGTACGCCGGTCTGATGATCGACGCGCAAGGCAACCCGAAAACGCTCGAATTCAACTGCCGTATGGGCGACCCCGAAACGCAGCCGATCATGGCGCGTCTGAAGGGCGACTATTCGAAGGTGGTCGAGCAGGCCATCGCCGGCACGCTCGATACGGTGGAACTGGAGTGGGACCGCCGCACCGCGCTCGGCGTCGTGCTCGCCGCGTACAACTATCCGGACACGCCGCGCAAGGGTGACCGCATCAACGACATTCCGGCTGAAACCGCGGATTCGGTCACGTTCCACGCCGGCACCACGCTGACGGACGGCAAGCTGACCACCTCGGGCGGCCGCGTGCTGTGCGTGGTCGGTCTGGCGGATTCGGTGCGCAGCGCGCAGTCGGTCGCGTACGAAACGATCAATCAGATCTCGTTCGACGGCATGCAGTATCGCCGCGACATCGGCTACCGTGCGTTGAACCGCAAGCACGACGCCAGGACCGAAGGCAAGCACTAAGCCATCATCCCACTCGCCCGCGTGCGGCGCCAACGGCGCTACACTGCGGGTTTTCGCGGCGGCTTTCACGTTGCTCACCGCGCCCACCGCAGCATGTGGGACGATATGGGCCGAGGCAGGCCCAACGTGGCCTGAGCGGGGCGGCGGTATCCCGCCCGGCGCGAAAAACCGCATGGCCACGCCTGCGCAGGTTACACCTGGCGCGGACTTGGCCCTCGCCCTTCACTAAGAACCCGCGGCACGACGAGCGTGCCGCCCTCAGCATCTGCATTCATGACCGATTCGAGCTACGACGCACAGGCCGTGCGCGGCTGGCTGCAAGGCCTGCAAACGCATATCGCGGACACGCTCGGCGCGTTCGACGGCACGCCGTTCGCCACCGACACCTGGCAGCGCGCGCCCGGCGAGAAGCTGCGCGGCGGCGGCTGCACGCGGATTCTCGAAGGCGGCAACTTCTTCGAACGGGCCGGCATCGGTTTCTCGGACGTCGCGGGCGACACCTTGCCGGGTTCGGCGAGCGCGGCGCGTCCGCAACTGGGCGGCCGCGGTTTCGAAGCAATGGGCGTGTCGCTCGTGCTGCACCCGCACAATCCGCACTGCCCGACCGTGCATATGAACGTGCGTCTCCTGATCGCGACCAAGGCCGGCGAAGAACCGGTGTTCTGGTTCGGTGGCGGCATGGATCTGACGCCGTACTACGGTTACGAAGAAGACGCGCAGCATTTCCATCGCACCTGCCGCGACGCGCTGCAGCCTTATGGCGCGGACCTCTACCCGAGTTTCAAGCGCTGGTGCGACGAGTATTTCTTCCTCAAGCACCGCAACGAGCCGCGCGGCATCGGCGGGATTTTCTTCGACGATTTCTCGGCGCCGGGCTTCGATCAATCGTTCGCGATGCTCAAAAGTGTCGGCGACGCGTTCCTCAAAGCGTACCTGCCGATCATCGAAAGGCGCCGCAACATTCCGTACGGTCAAGCCGAGCGCGATTTTCAAGCTTACCGGCGCGGGCGCTACGTCGAGTTCAATCTGGTCTTCGACCGTGGCACACTGTTCGGGCTGCAAAGCGGCGGACGCACGGAATCGATCCTGATGTCCATGCCGCCTGTGGTGAACTGGCGCTACGACTGGCAGCCCGAACCGGGCACGCCGGAAGCGCGTCTTTATAGCGATTTTCTCGTGCCGCGCGAGTGGGTGTGACGGGCCGCGCCCGCACCTCGCTCCAGTCGTCACGACAAAGGATCTTCACCTGAAGCCGAACGCTCATCCTGTTGCCCTGCCTCGCCGGATCGGACTGCTCGGCGGCACTTTCGATCCGATCCACGAAGGCCACCTCGCGCTCGCGCGGCGTTTCGCGCACGTGCTGCAACTGACCGAACTCGTGCTGTTGCCCGCCGGGCAGCCCTGGCAGAAAGCGGACGTGTCGCCGGCCGTGCATCGCCTTGCCATGACGCGCGCGGCGGCTGGCGAACTGGAACTGCCGGGCGCGAGCGTGCGTGTCGCGACCGACGAGATCGATCACGACGGCCCGACTTACACGATCGACACGCTGCGACGCTGGCGTGAACGCGAAGGTGAGGACGCCTCGATCGCGCTCCTGATCGGCGCGGATCAACTGGTGCATCTCGACACATGGCGCGACTGGCGGCGCCTGTTCGACTTTGCCCATATCTGCGCGGCCACCCGGCCCGGTTTCGACCTCGCGTCGATTCCGCCGGCGGTCGCTCAAGAAATCGACGCGCGCCGTGCCCGCGCCGACGTTCTGCAAGCTACGCCCTGCGGCCACTTGCTGATCGATACGACGCTTGCGTTCAACGTTTCGGCCACCGACATTCGCGCGCATCTGCGCGAGCAGGTGAACCAGCGGCTCGCCCTCGCGGGCGGCGAACAGCAAGACCAGGCGGCGAGCCATGTCCCCACCGCGGTGTGGGACTATATTCTTCAACATCATCTGTACCACCGGTAACCCCAATGGATATTCGCAAACTGCAACGCGTGATCGTCGACGCTCTCGAAGACGTCAAGGCGCAAGACATCAAGGTGTTCAACACCAGCCACCTGACCGCGCTGTTCGATCGCGTGATCGTCGCGAGCGGCACCTCGAACCGGCAAACCAAGGCGCTCGCTTCGAGCGTGCGCGAGAGCGTCAAGGAAGCCGGCGGCGACATCGTCAGCACCGAGGGCGAGGACGTCGGCGAATGGGTGCTGGTGGATTGCGGCGACGCGATTGTGCACATCCTGCAACCGGCCCTGCGCCAGTACTACAACCTCGAAGAAATCTGGGGCGACAAGCCGGTGCGCATCAAGCTGTCCACGCCCGATCCGTTCGGCGGCGCGCGTTCGAGCGAGCCCGATGAAGACGAGGACGAAGACGAAGACGCGCCGGCGGTGAAGAAGCCCGTGCGTAAGACGGCCGCCCGCCGCAAGTAAGCAGGCGGGCCTTGGGCGACTCACGCCATCCTGGTCCGCGACTACCTTCGCGATTCGATCCGTCATGAAACTGCATATCCTCGCCGTCGGCCACAAGATGCCGGACTGGATCGCCACCGGCTTCGACGAATACGCGAAGCGCATGCCGCCCGAACTGCGTATTGAACTGCGCGAAATCAAACCCGAGCAGCGTTCGTCGGGACGGCCGGCGGACAGTGTGATGGCCGCCGAACGTATCAAGATCGAAGCCGCGTTGCCGAAGAATGCGCGCATTGTCGCGCTCGACGAACGCGGCAAGGACTGGACCACCATGCAACTCGCCGGCGCCCTGCCCGGCTGGCAGCAGGACGGCCGCGACGTGGCGTTCCTGATCGGCGGCGCCGACGGGCTCGACCCCGATCTGAAAGCGCGCGCCGACATGCTGCTGCGCGTCTCCAGCCTGACTTTGCCGCACGCGATGGTCCGCGTGCTGCTTGCTGAACAGCTTTACCGCGCGTGGACCATCACGCAAAATCACCCCTATCATCGCGTATGAGCGAACGCGGCGGCGCGTGAAATGCGCGGCTGGCGCGCGGGTTGTCAGCCGCGGCTTCAGATTGCGCCTTGAATTGCGCGCCTTGCATCGCGCCTCGTTGTCGTGGTTTTTGGGTCGCGTTTGCGGCGCTGAGTGACGTGCAGGTTGGCATGCACAAAGGCACGCGCGTTGTACGCGTTGCCATGCTCGTACCGCCGGCATTCCCTACCGCGCTGATCGACGCTCGACCGTCACGCTCGTCGCACACCCATGCAATCCGCTTCATCGAGACCTGTTCATGTCCACGTCCGCCGCTTCGCTGCATCCGTTCGTCTACCTCGCTTCGCAAAGTCCACGCCGCCAGGAGCTGTTGCAACAGCTCGGCGTGCGTTTCGAACTGCTGCTGCCGCGCCCCGATGAAGACGCCGAAGCGCTCGAAGCCGAGCTGCCCGACGAACGCGCGCACGACTACGTGCAGCGGGTGTGCATCGCCAAGGCGCAGGCGGCCCGCGCGCGCCTCGTGGCCGGCGGCCATGCCGCGCGGCCGATTCTGGTTGCGGATACAACCGTCACGATCGACGACGCGATTCTCGGCAAGCCCGTCGATGCCGACGACGCCGTCGCGATGCTCAAACGCCTCGCCGGCCGCGATCACGAAGTGCTGACCGCCGTGGCCGTGATCGATGCCGAGGGCGCGCTGCTGCCGGCCGCGCTATCCGTGTCGAAGGTGCGTTTTGCTGCACTGCACGCAGACGCGATCCGCCGCTATGCGGCGAGCGGCGAGCCGCTCGGCAAGGCGGGCGCGTACGGTGTGCAGGGGCGCGCGGCGGAGTTTATCGAGCATATCGACGGGTCCTATTCAGGTATCATGGGTTTGCCGCTTTTTGAAACCGCTGCCCTCCTGCGCGCAGCGCGCATCGACTTCTAAAATAACACCATGAATGAAGAAATCCTGATCAATGTCACGCCGCAGGAAACGCGCGTCGCGCTGGTCCAGCAAGGCGCCGTCCAGGAACTTCACGTCGAACGAACGCTGTCGCGTGGCCGCGTCGGCAATGTCTATCTCGGCAAGGTTGTGCGCGTGTTGCCGGGCATGCAGTCCGCCTTCATCGACATCGGTCTCGAACGCGCCGCGTTCCTTCATGTGGCCGACATCTGGCATCCGCGCATTGCCGGCGAACCGCAGCATCAGACGCCGCATCAGCCGATCGAAAAAATCGTCTTCGAAGGCCAGACGCTGATGGTGCAGGTCGTGAAGGATCCGATCGGCACCAAGGGCGCGCGCCTGTCCACGCAAGTGAGCATTGCCGGGCGCACGCTCGTGTATCTGCCGCAGGAGCCGCATATCGGCATCTCGCAGAAGATCGAGAGCGAAGCCGAACGTGAAGCCGTGCGCGCGCGTTTGACCGCCGTGCTGCCCGCCGATGAGAAAGGCGGCTACATCGTGCGCACCATCGCGGAAGATGCGACCAGCGAAGAGCTGGCCGGCGACGTCGCGTATCTGCGCAAGACGTGGGCGACGATTCTCTCGCAAGGGCAGCGCATGCCGCCGACGAGTCTGCTGTATCAGGATCTGAATCTCGCGCAACGCGTGCTGCGCGATTTCGTCAACGATGAAACGTCGCGCATTCAGGTCGACTCGCGCGAGACGTATCAGATGCTGGCCGACTTCGCGGCCGAGTTTACGCCGGCGGTGTCGTCGAAACTGCATCACTACACCGGCGAGCGGCCGCTCTTCGATCTGTACAACATCGAGGCGGAAATCCAGCGCGCGTTGTCGCGCCGGGTGGATCTGAAGTCGGGCGGCTATCTCGTGATCGACCAGACCGAAGCGATGACGACCATCGACGTGAACACCGGCGGCTATGTCGGCGCGCGCAACTTCGACGACACGATCTTCAAGACCAACCTCGAAGCCGCGCACACCATTGCGCGGCAATTGCGTCTGCGCAATCTGGGCGGCGTGATCATTATCGACTTCATCGATATGGAAAACGTCGAGCATCGCGATCAGGTGTTGGGCGAATTGAAGAAGGCGTTATCGCGCGATCGCACGCGCGTGACGGTGAATGGGTTCTCGCAACTCGGGCTTGTCGAGATGACGCGCAAGCGCACGCGGGAATCTCTCGCGCATGTGTTGTGCGAGCCTTGTCCGGTTTGTCAGGGGAAGGGGCAGGTCAAGACGCCGCGTACCGTGTGTTACGACGTGCTGCGGGAGATTCTGCGCGAGTCGCGGCAGTTCAATCCGCGCGAGTTCCGCGTGGTGGCGTCGCAGCAGGTGATCGATCTGTTTCTCGAGGAAGAATCGCAGCATCTGGCGATGTTGATTGATTTTATTGGCAAGCCGGTGTCACTGCAGGTGGAGTCGAATTTGAGTCAGGAGCAGTACGATATTGTGCTGATGTGACTTAATATATTTATATTCTTCAAAAACTTACGTCACTAATTTCATAAAAATAGCAGACTAGCTACCCAACTTTAAAGCGCCTCTTCCTAAGTCCTCAAATGGACGGCTCCAATCAATGCTCCGCATTACTTTCGATCGATCCGCACTTCACCGCGAACGCTTTGCGCAGGTTCGAGAAAGCGGCATCGTTCAACTCGTCTCCGAAGGCAAGTTAGCGGTCGTGCATTCAGGGATCTTCTTAACCGAGACATTGGAGCTATACAACCGCAAGGATCGAAGGGAGGAACTTCGTGAACAAATCGATTTCCTGCATGAGATTTGCAACGGGGGAATTTTCCGCGACAGCGTCGACATTTGGACCGACGAACTGATCCGTGATTTTGCGTTAGGCACGCCTTGCCTAACTACGAAAGAGGAAGAGTCAAGAGTCTGGCAGCGTGCTATGAAAGGCATTCGCCAAGCATCTTGGAATCACTGGCACGCGACTAGACCGATGCGCGACCAAGAGTTCGTCAAAAAGGCGAAGCAGCGGTCCCTATACGCAGAAATCCGCAAGGTTGCTGCGGAAGAGGCCAAAAGGCAGCACCTCGGAAGGGCTCTCAGTTCATATCCCTTCGAGGAACACCGCCGTCAGGCTTTTGACTTTCTTGGACGGGACGTCATACAAGGACAGTTTGTGTCCCGGCGCATCGAAGAAGTGCAGGACCGATGGTGCGCAAACAAAGCCCTTTATCCGTATTTCACCTCCTTCGTCGAGGGTTTGTTATACGCGAGCTATTACGCCGCCGTCAAACAGAACAGCGCCATCGATGACAACTCCCAAGCGGATATCGACCTGCTTACCTTCCTAAATCATGCGGATGTTGTTGTATCTTCTGACACGCGTTTCTTCACGGCAGCGTTTGAAGAACTTTGGAAGCCCAAAGGCAGAGTACTCGTCAGTCCGGAAAATCTCGCGAACTTCCTTGCCTCCCAGTGAGCATCCATCACTGAGTCGCAAAACGTGCGGGCATATGACATTCAAATATCGCGGACAGCAGCTCCGCCAGCGGCTAGCGAAAAGGATCAGACGATGTACAACGAAACAACCGCTGAGCTTTGGGCAAAGCACGAACTGAGAATCCGGCGACTAATTTTCTGGATGTCTGCGTTTGCCATAATTGCAGTGATCTCCATGCTATTGCCGTTTATCAATGCAACGAGACCCGCCAGCCAAACCTTGGGCGCGTGGTGGTCGAGAGCCGGCGCTCCGATGACCGTCTTCGCGATTTTTTCGCAAAACGTGGCTACTCGTTTAGGTGAGCATCTACAGTTTGGAGCTTTTGGAAGCTCTGAAATGGTGGCTTTAAGGCAGAAATATTTGCCAGTTCATGCGGTTGGGTTTCGGCTCTCCATTATCCTCACGGTGGTAGGCACGCTTATCTGGGGCTACGGCGATCTTCTGATCTGCATGCTTTCGACTCACAAATGAGGTCCCGGTGCTGAGGTATGCACAAAAAGTTGCACACCCTCGGCGCGGTGATGGGCCAGGGCAACGAAAAAGACGCCGAAGCTCTTGCCGCCATCGATAATCGGTCGCTGGATGTCATCAGGAAATCCGGGCAAGCACACGACGCCCTTCCGCACCATCTGTGCGGGCCGTTGGAGATAGGCTAGTGTGCTCGCGCACTGCGACCGCACACCTCGAATCCAAATATTTGGCCAAGTCTTCGACATGGACGAACATGGCAGCCTTCTACGACCGGTCTGAACGGATGACCGGGAAACCAGTACGCACGTAAAGCACAAGAGACAGGCGATCGGAACGATCGGGTGCGGTTTGGTGGCATCGCTTGGCGACCCATTGACGCCAATCCCCCCACACCCACACCCACCCCGTACGCCCCCCCAATTTCCCCATTGACCGCACCCCGCCGGCAGGCGTATAACCATCCCACTGGATGTTAATTGGATGGCATCAAGATGCCAACCGGAGTGCAAATGCCCAAACTCAACCTCATAGCCACCTCCCGCCCCAAAGGCGGCGAGACCGAAAAAATCACCATCAACCTGGGCCCGATCGACCTCGGCCAGATCGATCTACTGGTCGAAGAAGGCTTTTACTCGAATCGCACCGACCTGATCCGCACGGCGATCCGTAACCAACTCGCGGTGCATTCCCAGGTCGTCACGGAGACGGTCACCCGGCGCGCCATGGTGCTCGGCATGCAGCACTTCTCGCGACAGGATCTCGAGGCGGCTCAGGCCGCGCACGAACAACTCGACATTCATGTGCTCGGCCTCGCCAGCATCGCAGCCGATGTGCCGCCCGAACTCGCGGCGGCCACGATTGCATCCGTGGTGGTGCTCGGCGCCTTTCATGCGTCGCCCGCGGTCAAGGCGGCGCTCGCCGGCCGCATCAGCTAGACGCGACGCTCGACTCATTACCGTGGCTGAAGCAGTGACTCATCGGTCGACTCGCTCATCCACGCCCCACACAGGTCAACGCAAACCATCATGAAAATGAACGAAGATTTCCTGAAATCAATGACAGACGCCTTCGAGCTATTGCGCACGAAGGGCCCGCAGGAAGCCACCGCGGCGGTTCAACGCGCGCTCTCGGGCGGCAACGCGAACATGCCCCACGCCGAGCATGTACAAACACCGCACACGCCGTCCAATGCCAGCGAATGGGCGCAAGTGTGGACGCAGATGCAAACCCAGGCGCAAGCCCACGCGCGCCCCGCTCCTTACGCCCCTGCCGCGCCGACTTTCGACGCCGACACGCCAGGCACCTTCAGTACGCACACGTTCAACAACGCAGCCGGACAACGCCAGTACAAGCTCTACGTGCCGGCGGTCTACAACAGTGAACCGTTGCCGCTGATCGTCATGCTGCACGGCTGCACGCAGAACGCCGACGACTTTGCCGCCGGCACGCGCATGAACGAAATGGCCGAGCGTCATGGCTTTATCGTCGTGTATCCGAATCAGGCGCAAGCGGCCAATCATTCCAAATGCTGGAACTGGTTCAAGCCTGCCGATCAGGTACGCGACCAAGGCGAGCCGTCGTTGATCGCCGGCATCACGCGAGAGGTAATGGGCCGCTATCGAGTGGATCCGGCGCGCGTGTATGTCGCGGGTCTGTCGGCGGGCGGCGCAATGGCCGACATCATGCTGAAGACTTCGCCCGATCTCTACGCGGCGGCCGGCGTGCATTCGGGTCTCGCCCACGGCAGCGCGAAGGACTTGCCCTCGGCGCTCGGCGCGATGAAGGGCGGCAAAGCGCAACGCAAGCGCACGCGTGGCACGCCGCAACGTCCGCTCATCGTGTTTCATGGCGACGCTGACACGACAGTCCATCCGTCGAATGCGGCCGAGATCATCGCGCCCTTCGACGCCGGCACCACGACAGTCAGCACGCAATCAGGCGATGCAAGTCACCAACGTGCGTACACGCAGCAGCGGCATGTAGCGGCGAACGGTGTCGAAGCGGAGTCGTGGTCGATTCACGGCGCGGGACACGCGTGGGCCGGCGGGAGTCAGCGCGGTTCGTACACGGACCCGTGCGGGCCCGACGCCGCCGCGGAAATGGTGCGATTCTTCCTCGCCCATCCGCGCCCGCATTGAGTCGACACATCGGCGGCGGCGAACCAAACGGCTCCGGAGTTCAACATGAATGACCGGAGGTTGGCTATATAGGCGGCCGCCTGATCGCATCACACTCGTTCTGCGCGAGGCGCCTCGTGCGCTATACCAACGCAGATAGCCGCTAATAGGCCCGCTAGAGACCGCAAGGCGGGCCTAAGCCGCAACCGGGCAACCGGCCTGTTCAAGCGCGGCTTGCGCGTGCTCGTGCAGGTCGCCGCTGGTCAGCGACGCGTCCGGCGTACGCACCCACGCCGCGATGCGCAGCGTGGCACCGCCATGGTCGGGATAGTCCGCTACCGTCACGATCGGCGCGAGCGTGGCGCCGCTCAGCACGCGGGGTTCGTCGGCGACCAGCTTCTTCAATTCGCCGATGGCGGCATCGACGTCCTTGCGCTGCGCGAGGCCCACTTCGACCTCGATGCGCTGCGTGCCACCGCTGCTGTAATTGATCACCGGATTGCTCCAGATCTGGCGTCACGCACGGCAAGGTGGTGCGTGTCATTTCTACCCATACGATCGTGGAGGGCAGGACCGTCAACGCGTCAACCTCCGACCCGCATTACGAAGTAGAAAGTGAGAAGAGCGGCAAACATGCCGTTCATCGAGGCGACGCGCTGCATCGGCTCAAGAATTGATATGGATGGCTAACCACACCCATCGGCGTCGCGACGACGCTAGAGCAAACGGCAGAACTCGCCGGCACGGCAACGAGCCAGCGTCGGCAAGCAATGCCTCAGAGAGTGCCCAACGGCCTCAGCAAATTACGCAGCGCCGCAACAGTAACCGGACGCGAGAACCAGAAGCCCTGCGCTTCATCGCATCCGAGCGCTTCCAGCTGCGCGGCCTGCCCGGCTGTTTCGACGCCTTCGGCCGTGACACGCAGTTTGAGCGCATGTGCCATCGCGATGATGGCGCCGACCAGCGCCGCGCACTGCGGATCGGTGCTCATACGCATCACAAACGAGCGGTCGATTTTCAGGCGATTCAGCGGAAAACGCGTGAGATACGCGAGGCTCGAATAGCCGGTGCCGAAATCGTCCACCGCCACCTCCACGCCTAGATCGCGCAATGCAAAGAGCGTCTGCAAAGCCTGCTCGGTGTCGCCGAGCAGCACCCCCTCGGTGATTTCCACCTCGAGGTAT
The nucleotide sequence above comes from Paraburkholderia sp. FT54. Encoded proteins:
- a CDS encoding YebC/PmpR family DNA-binding transcriptional regulator — translated: MAGHSKWANIKHKKAAADAKRGKVWTRLIKEIQVAARMGGGDIDSNPRLRLAVEKAYDANMPKDNVNRAIQRGVGGVDGASYEEIRYEGYGIGGAAVIVDTMTDNRTRTVAEVRHAFSKNGGNMGTDGSVSFMFDHVGQFLFAPGTPEDKLMEAALEAGADDVVTNEDGSIEVLCPPNDFPKVKSALEAAGFKAELAEVTMKPQTEVEFTGEDAVKMQKLLDALENLDDVQEVYTNAAIADE
- the hemF gene encoding oxygen-dependent coproporphyrinogen oxidase, with translation MTDSSYDAQAVRGWLQGLQTHIADTLGAFDGTPFATDTWQRAPGEKLRGGGCTRILEGGNFFERAGIGFSDVAGDTLPGSASAARPQLGGRGFEAMGVSLVLHPHNPHCPTVHMNVRLLIATKAGEEPVFWFGGGMDLTPYYGYEEDAQHFHRTCRDALQPYGADLYPSFKRWCDEYFFLKHRNEPRGIGGIFFDDFSAPGFDQSFAMLKSVGDAFLKAYLPIIERRRNIPYGQAERDFQAYRRGRYVEFNLVFDRGTLFGLQSGGRTESILMSMPPVVNWRYDWQPEPGTPEARLYSDFLVPREWV
- the upp gene encoding uracil phosphoribosyltransferase; its protein translation is MTQDSRFPNLFILDHPLIQHKLSHMRDRDTSTRTFRELLREITLLMGYEITRNLPMTTRRLTTPLVEIDAPVIAGKKLAIVPVLRAGIGMSDGLLELVPSARVGHIGVYRAEDHRPVEYLVRLPDLEDRVFILCDPMVATGYSAVHAVDVLKRRNVAGENIMFLALVAAPEGVQVFQDAHPDVKLYVASLDSHLNEHAYIVPGLGDAGDRLFGTKN
- the rsfS gene encoding ribosome silencing factor, translating into MDIRKLQRVIVDALEDVKAQDIKVFNTSHLTALFDRVIVASGTSNRQTKALASSVRESVKEAGGDIVSTEGEDVGEWVLVDCGDAIVHILQPALRQYYNLEEIWGDKPVRIKLSTPDPFGGARSSEPDEDEDEDEDAPAVKKPVRKTAARRK
- the rlmH gene encoding 23S rRNA (pseudouridine(1915)-N(3))-methyltransferase RlmH — encoded protein: MKLHILAVGHKMPDWIATGFDEYAKRMPPELRIELREIKPEQRSSGRPADSVMAAERIKIEAALPKNARIVALDERGKDWTTMQLAGALPGWQQDGRDVAFLIGGADGLDPDLKARADMLLRVSSLTLPHAMVRVLLAEQLYRAWTITQNHPYHRV
- a CDS encoding nicotinate-nucleotide adenylyltransferase, with the translated sequence MKPNAHPVALPRRIGLLGGTFDPIHEGHLALARRFAHVLQLTELVLLPAGQPWQKADVSPAVHRLAMTRAAAGELELPGASVRVATDEIDHDGPTYTIDTLRRWREREGEDASIALLIGADQLVHLDTWRDWRRLFDFAHICAATRPGFDLASIPPAVAQEIDARRARADVLQATPCGHLLIDTTLAFNVSATDIRAHLREQVNQRLALAGGEQQDQAASHVPTAVWDYILQHHLYHR
- the purD gene encoding phosphoribosylamine--glycine ligase is translated as MKLLVVGSGGREHALAWKLAQSPRVQLVYVAPGNGGTAQDERLRNVDITEPAALADFVEKEQIAFTLVGPEAPLAAGIVNLFRQRGLKIFGPTKEAAQLESSKDFAKAFMKRHAIPTAEYETFADVAAAHAYLDAKGAPIVIKADGLAAGKGVVVAQTLEEAHAAVDMMLSDNKLGDAGARVVIEEFLAGEEASFIVMVDGKHVLPLASSQDHKRLLDGDLGPNTGGMGAYSPAPIVTPQLHARVMREIILPTVRGMEKEGIRYTGFLYAGLMIDAQGNPKTLEFNCRMGDPETQPIMARLKGDYSKVVEQAIAGTLDTVELEWDRRTALGVVLAAYNYPDTPRKGDRINDIPAETADSVTFHAGTTLTDGKLTTSGGRVLCVVGLADSVRSAQSVAYETINQISFDGMQYRRDIGYRALNRKHDARTEGKH